One window of the Chryseotalea sp. WA131a genome contains the following:
- a CDS encoding Gfo/Idh/MocA family oxidoreductase, with translation MKALTTSRRDFIKRVTCTALATGVASSSLANLDSYKQILESNRGRQFSANDQVNIAIIGMGIMGFSNAFWSLKVPGVKLVAVCDLYTGRLDHAKEKFGKELHVTKNYQELLDRKDVDAVIIATSDHWHDRISIEAMNKGKHVYCEKPMVHKLEEGAEVIATQKKTGKVFQVGSQRVSSIVTEKARDLFDSGAIGDLILVETWMDRHSANGAWQYSIPTDANGGTVDWDKFIGDAPKMPYDPVRFFRWRNYQDYGTGVAGDLFVHLFSALHTVTSSAGPERILATGGLRYWKDGRDVPDVIMGVYDYPQAPKHSAFNLQMRVNFVDGSENGEGLRLIGTDGYIDFGWDYVKVVPHKLDKEPGYGGWDSFDTFSESQQKEYEKWYKAKYPPSKPSVISKGVEFVAPENYSANFDHHLNFYRGIRERAAIKEDALFGMQAAGPALATNKSYFEKRIINWDPLNAKVI, from the coding sequence ATGAAAGCATTAACAACCTCTCGCAGAGATTTTATAAAGAGGGTAACATGCACTGCCCTAGCCACAGGTGTTGCAAGTTCTTCCTTGGCTAATCTTGATTCTTACAAACAAATATTAGAGTCTAACCGTGGCCGACAATTCTCAGCGAACGATCAGGTGAATATCGCCATCATTGGTATGGGCATCATGGGGTTTAGTAATGCGTTCTGGTCGCTGAAGGTGCCAGGAGTAAAACTGGTGGCGGTTTGCGATTTATATACAGGTCGGCTAGATCATGCAAAGGAAAAATTCGGTAAAGAACTGCACGTCACTAAAAACTACCAAGAATTGTTGGATCGAAAAGATGTTGATGCAGTAATCATCGCCACCTCCGATCATTGGCACGATCGTATCTCTATCGAAGCCATGAACAAAGGCAAGCATGTGTATTGTGAAAAGCCCATGGTTCATAAATTGGAAGAAGGCGCAGAAGTGATTGCCACACAAAAGAAAACAGGTAAAGTATTTCAAGTGGGCAGTCAGCGCGTGAGCTCAATTGTTACAGAAAAGGCGCGCGACCTGTTTGATTCGGGGGCAATAGGAGATTTGATTTTGGTGGAAACGTGGATGGATCGGCACAGTGCCAATGGCGCTTGGCAATACTCTATTCCTACGGATGCAAATGGTGGTACAGTAGATTGGGATAAGTTTATTGGCGATGCACCCAAGATGCCGTATGACCCGGTACGTTTTTTTCGGTGGAGAAATTATCAAGACTATGGTACGGGAGTAGCCGGTGATTTATTTGTTCATCTTTTTTCGGCTCTTCACACAGTGACCAGTTCGGCTGGACCTGAACGAATTTTGGCTACTGGTGGATTGCGCTACTGGAAAGATGGACGAGACGTGCCCGATGTTATCATGGGCGTTTACGATTACCCCCAAGCACCTAAGCACAGTGCATTCAATTTACAGATGCGGGTAAACTTTGTGGATGGATCAGAAAATGGTGAAGGGTTGAGGCTAATCGGCACTGATGGATACATCGATTTTGGTTGGGATTATGTGAAAGTTGTACCTCATAAATTAGACAAGGAACCGGGTTATGGTGGTTGGGATTCATTTGATACATTTAGTGAAAGCCAACAAAAGGAATATGAAAAATGGTACAAAGCCAAATACCCCCCATCGAAGCCATCTGTGATTAGCAAAGGAGTTGAATTTGTAGCTCCCGAAAATTATAGCGCGAACTTTGACCATCATTTGAATTTCTATCGGGGTATTCGAGAGCGAGCCGCCATTAAAGAAGATGCTTTATTTGGGATGCAAGCAGCAGGGCCTGCATTGGCAACAAATAAAAGTTACTTTGAGAAACGGATTATTAATTGGGATCCTTTGAATGCGAAAGTAATTTGA
- a CDS encoding TonB-dependent receptor, which yields MRKFYKPWNVSLVVMLMIVSSQLFAQSLRISGSVKDESGQPVPGVNILEKGTTNGTVADVEGNYTINVSQPSATLVFSFIGYKTLEVPVDSRSQIDALMVTDVTSLEEVVVTGYSTEKKGDIIGSVASVKTSDLLATPSANLQAQLQGRAAGVTVSGSGEPGAGAKVRIRGFASFGNNDPLYVVDGTPTENPSYINPQDIESLQVLKDATAASIYGSRAANGVVIITTKKGKAGSTKVTVDSYYGSQFIPESTFPKMANPQQYGDYLRRSWQNSGVTTIPTDKVYGSVDNPTLPEYVAVNASGTVFRGIESDPAMNPSLYNVNPNAPRGGANFYQIARLPQGQGTNWFKEVTQAAPIQSHQLTVAGGTDKGNYSVGLNYFDQDGTIKYNSFKRYTLRVNTMFKPREFLRFGENIQISFEDRVGGDQKGEGGGWAQSYRVPSYIPVYDIRGNFAGSRISGGNGSNPLANLFRGKDNINNTYRIFGNAFGEVDILKSLTFRTSFGIDYRDNPLRSFAYQFYENQEGGDGNSYTERNERDLTWTWTNTLQFNKTFAEIHQVKVLAGSEAISYDGSMMSVFRTNYDFNDPKFMSLRTSNNPTPIVDSYQNNSTLYSLFTRIDYSLMDKYLFNATVRRDVSSKFGPNARVATFPAVGFGWRLSKEKFLSNVSWISDLKLRGGWGQMGSQKNVDAQNQYTVYGSVNGTSWYGLNGSAPSVGYRLLREGNLNTRWETTETTNFGLDASLFDGKIDFTVEYFNTETKDLLVDQPIIGAIQPLRTLPKVNIGTMRNRGIDLTLTNRGEFGNGIRYNATATFTHYTNELTKFNGVEGAFISRGAGRLNDVARVQVGNPLSSFFGYQRDGFFQSTGELSAGPTQPYATVGSWRFKDVSGPNGVPDGRIDDKDRTYLGSPIPVFQMGINLSLAYKNFDFTAFFFWNYGNKIYNYTKWWTDLRGFVGGISERVVTDSWTPENRNATLPILNNLDSYAASVSSDFYIESGSYFRARTVQLGYKLPQSFLSKYKIEGLRIYAQGQNLFTITKYSGPDPDINIQGDDLSMGIDSSGFPNSRQFIFGLNLTF from the coding sequence ATGAGAAAATTCTACAAGCCATGGAACGTGTCATTGGTCGTTATGCTGATGATCGTTTCTTCTCAGTTGTTCGCCCAATCCTTGCGGATTAGCGGCTCAGTAAAAGATGAAAGTGGGCAGCCAGTGCCGGGCGTCAACATTCTGGAAAAAGGCACAACCAACGGCACAGTAGCCGATGTAGAGGGAAATTATACCATCAATGTTTCTCAGCCATCGGCAACTCTTGTCTTTTCGTTTATAGGCTACAAAACATTGGAAGTACCTGTGGATAGCCGTTCGCAGATTGATGCTTTAATGGTAACAGATGTTACCTCGCTAGAAGAAGTGGTGGTAACAGGTTACTCCACAGAAAAGAAAGGCGATATCATAGGCTCTGTTGCATCAGTGAAAACGTCCGATCTGTTGGCAACGCCTTCTGCTAATTTGCAGGCTCAATTGCAAGGAAGAGCTGCAGGGGTAACCGTCAGCGGTAGTGGTGAACCTGGCGCTGGTGCCAAAGTGAGGATCAGAGGATTTGCCTCATTTGGCAACAATGACCCCCTTTATGTTGTGGACGGCACTCCGACCGAAAATCCATCCTATATTAACCCCCAAGATATTGAATCATTACAAGTATTAAAGGATGCTACGGCAGCCTCCATATACGGATCGAGAGCAGCAAATGGCGTAGTTATCATCACTACTAAAAAGGGAAAGGCTGGAAGTACTAAAGTAACGGTCGATTCTTACTATGGATCGCAATTCATTCCGGAAAGCACCTTTCCTAAAATGGCCAATCCTCAGCAATACGGAGATTATCTTAGAAGATCATGGCAAAACTCAGGGGTTACAACAATTCCTACAGACAAAGTATATGGAAGCGTAGATAACCCTACATTACCAGAATATGTCGCAGTGAATGCTTCAGGAACTGTATTTAGGGGGATAGAAAGCGATCCTGCTATGAACCCAAGTTTATACAACGTAAATCCTAATGCGCCAAGGGGTGGAGCTAATTTTTATCAGATTGCGAGATTGCCACAAGGTCAAGGTACAAACTGGTTCAAAGAAGTTACTCAAGCGGCACCCATCCAAAGTCATCAACTTACCGTTGCTGGTGGAACCGATAAGGGAAACTATTCTGTCGGGTTAAATTATTTTGATCAAGATGGAACTATAAAATACAACAGCTTCAAGCGGTATACCCTCCGTGTAAATACGATGTTTAAACCACGTGAATTCCTCCGTTTTGGTGAAAACATACAGATTAGCTTTGAAGATAGAGTGGGTGGTGATCAAAAAGGTGAAGGGGGGGGGTGGGCTCAATCATACAGAGTACCCTCTTATATACCTGTTTATGATATCAGAGGAAATTTTGCGGGTAGTAGGATTTCGGGTGGAAATGGAAGCAACCCATTAGCTAATCTTTTTCGCGGTAAAGATAATATAAACAATACTTACCGAATTTTCGGAAATGCTTTTGGTGAAGTGGATATTCTCAAGTCTTTGACTTTCCGTACCTCCTTCGGTATTGATTACCGAGACAACCCTTTAAGGTCCTTTGCTTATCAGTTTTATGAAAATCAAGAGGGTGGTGATGGAAACAGCTATACAGAGAGAAATGAAAGAGACTTAACTTGGACTTGGACTAATACGCTTCAATTTAACAAGACCTTCGCAGAGATTCACCAAGTCAAAGTCCTCGCAGGATCAGAAGCTATATCATATGATGGTTCGATGATGAGTGTATTTAGAACCAACTATGATTTCAATGATCCTAAGTTTATGTCTCTAAGAACATCTAATAACCCCACCCCTATTGTGGACAGTTATCAAAACAACTCAACCCTTTACTCACTTTTTACGCGTATTGACTATTCATTAATGGACAAATATCTATTTAATGCTACGGTTAGGCGAGACGTATCATCCAAGTTCGGCCCAAATGCTCGTGTTGCTACTTTTCCTGCGGTCGGTTTCGGTTGGAGGTTATCCAAAGAGAAATTCTTAAGTAATGTTAGTTGGATCAGCGATTTGAAACTGCGTGGTGGTTGGGGGCAAATGGGCAGCCAAAAAAATGTGGATGCGCAAAACCAATATACTGTTTACGGATCTGTTAATGGAACATCGTGGTATGGTTTGAATGGAAGTGCACCAAGCGTTGGCTACAGATTATTGCGCGAGGGGAACTTAAACACAAGATGGGAAACCACAGAGACCACGAATTTTGGCTTAGATGCAAGTTTGTTTGATGGCAAAATAGACTTCACAGTAGAATATTTCAATACGGAAACAAAGGACTTGCTAGTAGACCAACCAATAATTGGAGCGATACAACCATTGCGCACCTTACCGAAAGTGAATATTGGAACTATGCGTAATAGAGGAATTGATCTAACTTTGACCAATCGAGGTGAGTTTGGTAATGGTATCCGCTACAATGCGACTGCCACCTTTACTCATTATACCAATGAACTTACTAAGTTTAATGGTGTGGAAGGTGCATTCATAAGTAGAGGGGCTGGTAGGCTAAATGATGTCGCCCGCGTACAAGTCGGCAATCCGTTATCTTCCTTCTTTGGTTACCAACGAGATGGTTTCTTTCAATCAACTGGAGAGCTCAGCGCGGGTCCTACGCAGCCATATGCGACAGTTGGTTCTTGGAGGTTCAAAGATGTAAGTGGACCTAACGGAGTACCTGACGGAAGGATAGACGACAAAGACCGTACTTATTTGGGTAGCCCAATTCCTGTATTTCAAATGGGGATTAACTTGAGCTTGGCCTACAAGAACTTTGATTTTACTGCCTTCTTTTTTTGGAACTATGGAAACAAAATTTACAACTACACCAAATGGTGGACTGACCTAAGAGGTTTTGTTGGTGGTATCAGCGAACGCGTAGTCACAGATTCTTGGACACCCGAAAACAGAAATGCTACGTTGCCAATCTTAAATAACCTGGACAGCTACGCAGCCTCGGTTTCTAGCGACTTCTATATAGAATCTGGATCGTATTTCAGGGCTAGAACTGTTCAATTAGGCTATAAGTTACCACAAAGCTTTTTGAGTAAGTACAAGATAGAAGGCTTGCGGATATACGCACAAGGTCAGAACTTGTTTACCATTACCAAATACTCTGGACCTGATCCAGATATCAACATTCAAGGTGATGACTTGTCCATGGGTATTGATTCCAGTGGATTCCCTAATTCAAGACAATTTATTTTTGGTCTTAACCTAACTTTCTAA
- a CDS encoding RagB/SusD family nutrient uptake outer membrane protein, translating into MKIKLKRLSITTSSLLVAVMVVLSCNDKFQERAPQGVYSSSSLASAGGVEGSLVNAYASLRYCCDWYSTPNNWLWGSILGADAYKGSEQTDQNALNPIVIYKPNPGDGPVGSKWRISYDGVGQANAVLRALVTAKDIPDADRTRIASEARFIRGLYHFELKKVFNNVPYVDENVTDFRISNDQDIWPQIEADFKFAYDNLGPTASSVGRANKWAAGAYLAKAYMFRKKFTDALPLLQQIYSQGTTASGVKYGLMEKYHDNFRIATKNNKETVFAIQYTVRDGANGNNGNYENVLNYPFGGGPGGCCGFFQPSQTFVNSFKTGSDGLPLFDTFNASDVTSDEAFASANRTFVPYQGTLDPRLDWSVGRREIPYLDWGFHPGVAWIRKVDYGGPFSPIKNVYYKAEESSGAENGSWGQKFNANNYNLIRFADVILWLAEAEAEAGSPARARDLVNEIRRRAANPDGFVKGRFSGYNASGEKIMDLTQPAANYVINEYTNAWDKTFALKAIRFERKLELGMEGHRFFDLVRWGTASDELTAYIAKESVKRSVMAGGAFVVGKSEYMPIPDFAIIQSNKDGKPTLAQNPGY; encoded by the coding sequence ATGAAAATAAAACTTAAAAGATTGTCCATCACTACGAGCTCCCTGTTAGTAGCGGTGATGGTCGTGCTCTCCTGTAATGACAAATTCCAAGAGCGCGCTCCACAAGGTGTCTACAGTTCTTCCTCACTTGCTAGTGCTGGGGGCGTGGAAGGTTCATTAGTTAATGCCTATGCTTCACTGCGTTATTGTTGCGATTGGTACTCAACTCCTAATAATTGGCTTTGGGGCAGCATCCTAGGTGCCGATGCATACAAAGGATCAGAGCAGACCGATCAAAACGCGCTGAACCCCATTGTTATCTATAAGCCAAATCCAGGTGATGGCCCTGTAGGATCAAAATGGAGAATTAGCTACGATGGCGTGGGGCAAGCTAATGCTGTATTAAGAGCCTTAGTCACAGCAAAAGACATTCCCGATGCAGATAGGACCAGAATTGCTAGTGAAGCAAGATTTATAAGGGGTTTATATCATTTTGAATTAAAAAAAGTATTCAACAACGTTCCGTATGTGGATGAGAACGTAACGGATTTCCGCATCTCAAATGATCAGGACATTTGGCCACAAATAGAAGCGGATTTTAAGTTCGCCTATGATAATCTTGGGCCTACCGCATCGAGCGTGGGTAGGGCTAACAAATGGGCCGCAGGTGCTTATTTGGCAAAAGCATATATGTTTCGAAAAAAATTTACCGATGCGCTTCCACTACTTCAACAAATTTATAGTCAGGGAACAACGGCAAGTGGAGTAAAGTATGGTCTAATGGAAAAGTACCATGACAATTTCCGTATCGCTACTAAGAATAATAAAGAGACTGTTTTTGCTATTCAGTACACCGTACGTGATGGTGCAAATGGAAATAACGGAAACTATGAAAACGTGTTGAACTACCCGTTTGGAGGAGGCCCTGGAGGCTGCTGTGGTTTCTTTCAGCCCTCACAGACTTTTGTTAATTCATTCAAGACAGGTTCGGATGGTTTGCCTTTGTTTGACACATTTAATGCTAGCGATGTGACCAGCGATGAAGCTTTTGCATCTGCTAATAGAACCTTTGTTCCGTATCAAGGCACCTTGGATCCACGACTTGATTGGTCAGTTGGTAGAAGAGAGATTCCATATTTAGATTGGGGCTTTCACCCAGGTGTTGCCTGGATACGTAAGGTTGACTACGGTGGCCCCTTTAGCCCAATCAAAAATGTTTATTATAAGGCCGAGGAAAGTTCTGGTGCAGAGAATGGCAGCTGGGGTCAGAAATTCAATGCCAATAACTATAATTTGATACGTTTCGCAGATGTTATTTTGTGGTTAGCAGAAGCAGAAGCAGAGGCAGGTTCTCCTGCAAGGGCACGCGATCTTGTAAATGAGATACGCAGAAGAGCCGCCAATCCAGATGGCTTTGTGAAGGGAAGATTTTCAGGGTATAATGCTTCAGGAGAGAAAATCATGGATCTGACGCAACCTGCTGCAAACTATGTAATTAATGAATATACCAATGCCTGGGACAAAACCTTTGCTTTAAAGGCCATCCGCTTTGAGCGAAAACTTGAGCTTGGAATGGAAGGACATCGCTTCTTTGACTTGGTGAGATGGGGAACGGCAAGCGATGAGCTTACTGCCTATATCGCAAAGGAGTCAGTTAAACGTTCTGTTATGGCGGGTGGTGCATTTGTTGTCGGCAAGAGTGAGTATATGCCTATACCAGACTTTGCCATCATTCAAAGTAATAAAGATGGTAAACCAACACTTGCCCAGAACCCTGGTTATTGA